One window of Nicotiana tomentosiformis chromosome 11, ASM39032v3, whole genome shotgun sequence genomic DNA carries:
- the LOC104118496 gene encoding uncharacterized protein: protein MLLSGRLMLRSLSLASSPATPSLQEIASNHPAGVAKVVLKKGKTQLFKDGSPMVYSGAIDRVIGRPPPTTGDIVLVADGTEKPIGWGFYNSTSMFRVRLMQQEEETTLDPSCALNAEKLLETRIAAAAELRKNLGLPSAHTNAYRLVNSEGDRLSGLIVDIFGDLAVIASSAAWVQIYQHQITDCLSRLNNIKQISWRPTVEILKEEGLDLSDLKKTDLIIPQTRVKVMENGISYWISLDGQKTGFYADQRENRCFLSTISEGRRVLDICCYTGGFSLNAASGGALDVIGVDSSLPALELAKENVALNGLDSQRISFLREDATEFMKAAVSRNESWDIVILDPPKLAPRKKVLKSASGMYRNLNYLAMQLTKRGGLLMTCSCSGAMTQSGLFFRILQGAASMAGRKITVVRQAGAACDHPIDPAYPEGTYLTNILLRVL, encoded by the exons ATGCTTCTCAGTGGCCGCCTCATGCTCAGGTCTCTATCTCTTGCGTCATCACCGGCAACCCCTTCCCTTCAAGAAATTGCCTCTAACCACCCTGCAG GTGTTGCAAAAGTAGTGCTTAAAAAGGGCAAGACACAACTATTTAAGGATGGAAGTCCAATGGTTTACAGTGGTGCTATTGATAGAGTAATTGGTAGACCACCGCCCACCACTGGGGATATTGTCCTTGTTGCTGATGGCACTGAGAAACCAATTGGCTGGGGATTTTACAATTCTACTTCTATGTTCCGTGTCCGCCTCATGCAGCAAGAAGAGGAAACAACACT AGACCCTTCTTGTGCGCTTAATGCGGAAAAGCTACTGGAAACAAGAATTGCAGCTGCTGCAGAGTTGCGTAAGAATCTAGGGCTTCCGTCTGCTCACACAAATGCATATCGTCTTGTTAATAGCGAAGGCGATAG ACTATCAGGCCTTATTGTTGATATCTTTGGAGATTTAGCTGTAATAGCTTCATCAGCTGCTTGGGTGCAGATATACCAGCATCAGATAACGGATTGTTTGAGTAGATTAAATAATATCAAACAGATAAGCTGGAGGCCAACTGTTGAAATCTTGAAAGAAGAAGGCTTAGATCTTTCTGATTTGAAAAAAACAGATCTAATCATACCTCAAACTAGGGTAAAG gtTATGGAGAATGGAATTTCATATTGGATATCCTTGGATGGCCAAAAGACAGGTTTTTATGCCGATCAACGTGAAAACCGTTGCTTCTTATCTACCATTTCAGAGGGTCGTAGAGTTCTTGACATATGTTGCTACACCGGAGGTTTTTCTCTGAATGCAGCATCTGGCGGTGCTTTGGATGTTATCG GTGTTGATTCATCTTTGCCTGCATTGGAACTTGCCAAAGAAAATGTTGCATTAAATGGCTTGGATTCCCAAAGGATATCTTTTCTGCGAGAAGACGCAACTGAGTTCATGAAGGCTGCTGTTTCTAGAAACGAATCGTGGGACATAGTTATATTGGATCCTCCTAAATTGGCGCCTCGGAAAAAG GTCTTAAAGAGTGCGTCTGGCATGTATAGGAATTTGAACTATTTGGCCATGCAGTTGACAAAAAGAGGTGGTCTCCTAATGACCTGCTCATGTTCTGGAGCTATGACCCAAAGTGGACTGTTCTTCCGCATTCTTCAG GGTGCTGCATCAATGGCTGGGAGGAAAATCACTGTTGTACGTCAGGCAGGAGCAGCATGTGATCATCCAATTGATCCTGCCTATCCAGAGGGAACATATCTCACGAATATCTTGCTTAGAGTGTTGTAG